A part of Caretta caretta isolate rCarCar2 chromosome 1, rCarCar1.hap1, whole genome shotgun sequence genomic DNA contains:
- the TBL1X gene encoding F-box-like/WD repeat-containing protein TBL1X isoform X1 has protein sequence MSITSDEVNFLVYRYLQESGFSHSAFTFGIESHISQSNINGTLVPPAALISILQKGLQYVEAEISINEDGTVFDGRPIESLSLIDAVMPDVVQTRQQAFREKLAQQQASAAAAATAAAAAVTATTAATTTVVSQHNTPKNGEATVNGEENGAHAINNHSKPMEIDGDVEIPPNKATVLRGHESEVFICAWNPVSDLLASGSGDSTARIWNLNENSNGGSTQLVLRHCIREGGHDVPSNKDVTSLDWNSDGTLLATGSYDGFARIWTEDGNLASTLGQHKGPIFALKWNKKGNYILSAGVDKTTIIWDAHTGEAKQQFPFHSAPALDVDWQNNTTFASCSTDMCIHVCRLGCDRPVKTFQGHTNEVNAIKWDPSGMLLASCSDDMTLKIWSMKQDTCVHDLQAHSKEIYTIKWSPTGPGTSNPNSNIMLASASFDSTVRLWDVERGVCIHTLTKHQEPVYSVAFSPDGKYLASGSFDKCVHIWNTQSGTLVHSYRGTGGIFEVCWNARGDKVGASASDGSVCVLDLRK, from the exons GTTTCTCCCATTCGGCCTTTACATTTGGTATCGAAAGCCACATTAGTCAGTCTAACATCAATGGAACACTAGTGCCACCTGCTGCCCTCATCTCTATTCTTCAGAAAGGCCTGCAGTATGTGGAGGCTGAGATCAGCATCAATGAA GATGGTACAGTATTTGACGGCAGGCCCATAGAGTCACTGTCTCTGATCGACGCTGTGATGCCTGACGTGGTACAGACCAGGCAACAGGCGTTCAGAGAGAAACTAGCTCAGCAACAAgccagtgcagcagcagcagcgacggcagcagcagcagccgtgacGGCGACAACGGCAGCAACCACAACAGTTGTTTCCCAGCACAACACACCAAAGAACGGAGAAGCCACTGTGAATGGAGAGGAGAATGGGGCACATGCAATAA ATAATCATTCAAAGCCAATGGAAATTGAcggggatgttgaaatacctCCTAACAAAGCAACAGTCCTTCGGGGCCATGAATCAGAGGTGTTCATCTGTGCCTGGAACCCTGTCAGTGACCTACTAGCGTCTGG aTCTGGAGACTCAACTGCCAGAATATGGAATCTCAATGAAAATAGCAACGGTGGTTCCACTCAGCTAGTTTTGAGGCACTGTATAAGAGAAGGAGGACATGATGTGCCCAGCAATAAGGATGTGACTTCATTGGACTGGAAT AGTGATGGAACGCTATTGGCTACAGGATCATATGATGGTTTTGCAAGAATATGGACAGAAGATG GTAACCTTGCGAGCACCTTAGGTCAACACAAAGGTCCCATATTTGCtctgaaatggaacaaaaagGGGAATTACATTTTAAGTGCTGGCGTTGATAAA ACAACAATAATTTGGGATGCTCACACAGGGGAAGCTAAGCAGCAGTTTCCTTTCCACTCAG CCCCTGCTCTGGATGTAGACTGGCAGAACAACACTACTTTTGCCTCCTGCAGTACTGACATGTGCATTCACGTATGCAGACTTGGCTGTGATCGCCCAGTCAAAACCTTTCAAGGACACACA AATGAAGTCAATGCAATTAAATGGGACCCTTCTGGTATGCTACTAGCGTCCTGCTCTGATGATATGACATTAAAG ATTTGGAGTATGAAGCAAGATACATGTGTACATGACCTTCAGGCTCACAGCAAAGAGATTTATACTATCAAATGGAGTCCTACAGGACCAGGCACCAGTAACCCAAACTCCAACATCATGTTAGCCag TGCTTCATTCGATTCTACTGTTCGGCTGTGGGATGTTGAACGAGGAGTCTGCATTCATACATTAACCAAACATCAAGAACCTGTCTACAGTGTAGCTTTTAGTCCTGATGGGAAATACCTGGCCAGTGGGTCCTTTGACAAATGTGTCCATATATGGAATACTCAG AGCGGAACTCTAGTACATAGCTACAGAGGCACTGGAGGGATCTTTGAAGTCTGTTGGAATGCTAGAGGAGACAAAGTGGGAGCAAGTGCATCAGACGGATCG GTTTGTGTTCTAGATCTGCGGAAGTAA
- the TBL1X gene encoding F-box-like/WD repeat-containing protein TBL1X isoform X2: MAILRSCHVELLCFLKGFSHSAFTFGIESHISQSNINGTLVPPAALISILQKGLQYVEAEISINEDGTVFDGRPIESLSLIDAVMPDVVQTRQQAFREKLAQQQASAAAAATAAAAAVTATTAATTTVVSQHNTPKNGEATVNGEENGAHAINNHSKPMEIDGDVEIPPNKATVLRGHESEVFICAWNPVSDLLASGSGDSTARIWNLNENSNGGSTQLVLRHCIREGGHDVPSNKDVTSLDWNSDGTLLATGSYDGFARIWTEDGNLASTLGQHKGPIFALKWNKKGNYILSAGVDKTTIIWDAHTGEAKQQFPFHSAPALDVDWQNNTTFASCSTDMCIHVCRLGCDRPVKTFQGHTNEVNAIKWDPSGMLLASCSDDMTLKIWSMKQDTCVHDLQAHSKEIYTIKWSPTGPGTSNPNSNIMLASASFDSTVRLWDVERGVCIHTLTKHQEPVYSVAFSPDGKYLASGSFDKCVHIWNTQSGTLVHSYRGTGGIFEVCWNARGDKVGASASDGSVCVLDLRK, translated from the exons GTTTCTCCCATTCGGCCTTTACATTTGGTATCGAAAGCCACATTAGTCAGTCTAACATCAATGGAACACTAGTGCCACCTGCTGCCCTCATCTCTATTCTTCAGAAAGGCCTGCAGTATGTGGAGGCTGAGATCAGCATCAATGAA GATGGTACAGTATTTGACGGCAGGCCCATAGAGTCACTGTCTCTGATCGACGCTGTGATGCCTGACGTGGTACAGACCAGGCAACAGGCGTTCAGAGAGAAACTAGCTCAGCAACAAgccagtgcagcagcagcagcgacggcagcagcagcagccgtgacGGCGACAACGGCAGCAACCACAACAGTTGTTTCCCAGCACAACACACCAAAGAACGGAGAAGCCACTGTGAATGGAGAGGAGAATGGGGCACATGCAATAA ATAATCATTCAAAGCCAATGGAAATTGAcggggatgttgaaatacctCCTAACAAAGCAACAGTCCTTCGGGGCCATGAATCAGAGGTGTTCATCTGTGCCTGGAACCCTGTCAGTGACCTACTAGCGTCTGG aTCTGGAGACTCAACTGCCAGAATATGGAATCTCAATGAAAATAGCAACGGTGGTTCCACTCAGCTAGTTTTGAGGCACTGTATAAGAGAAGGAGGACATGATGTGCCCAGCAATAAGGATGTGACTTCATTGGACTGGAAT AGTGATGGAACGCTATTGGCTACAGGATCATATGATGGTTTTGCAAGAATATGGACAGAAGATG GTAACCTTGCGAGCACCTTAGGTCAACACAAAGGTCCCATATTTGCtctgaaatggaacaaaaagGGGAATTACATTTTAAGTGCTGGCGTTGATAAA ACAACAATAATTTGGGATGCTCACACAGGGGAAGCTAAGCAGCAGTTTCCTTTCCACTCAG CCCCTGCTCTGGATGTAGACTGGCAGAACAACACTACTTTTGCCTCCTGCAGTACTGACATGTGCATTCACGTATGCAGACTTGGCTGTGATCGCCCAGTCAAAACCTTTCAAGGACACACA AATGAAGTCAATGCAATTAAATGGGACCCTTCTGGTATGCTACTAGCGTCCTGCTCTGATGATATGACATTAAAG ATTTGGAGTATGAAGCAAGATACATGTGTACATGACCTTCAGGCTCACAGCAAAGAGATTTATACTATCAAATGGAGTCCTACAGGACCAGGCACCAGTAACCCAAACTCCAACATCATGTTAGCCag TGCTTCATTCGATTCTACTGTTCGGCTGTGGGATGTTGAACGAGGAGTCTGCATTCATACATTAACCAAACATCAAGAACCTGTCTACAGTGTAGCTTTTAGTCCTGATGGGAAATACCTGGCCAGTGGGTCCTTTGACAAATGTGTCCATATATGGAATACTCAG AGCGGAACTCTAGTACATAGCTACAGAGGCACTGGAGGGATCTTTGAAGTCTGTTGGAATGCTAGAGGAGACAAAGTGGGAGCAAGTGCATCAGACGGATCG GTTTGTGTTCTAGATCTGCGGAAGTAA